In one window of Azoarcus olearius DNA:
- a CDS encoding efflux transporter outer membrane subunit encodes MPRPKVFVLAAALLVGGCALGPDFRAPDVALPATFRAAEGWQVAVPQDMPATGDWWTRYRDPLLDQLLARLNADNLEVAAAAARYREALAFARGTRADALPTLDAGLAGSRSRTAASDSSSDPAARNLQRFSLTSRWEIDLWGRLARNAEADRHDAAASGADLAALRLALQATLAQDYLQLRVIDAQQRLYQRTVATYRRSLEITTNRHRAGVASLAEVAQAETQLRSAEAQGIDLQLQRARLEHAIAVLVGSAPSQLRIEPVAAVPELPPLPAAQPAEVLQRRPDVAAALRRVAAGNARIGAAEAAFFPTLVLDASAGYQHERLADLFALPHRFWSLGPTLAQHLFDGGARRAARDQAEAAYDRSVADYRQTVLDAFREAEDSLAGLRILGDERQVQAAATRAANEFLAQTNNQYLAGTVSYLNVAIAQAAALTAERASLDLLGRQLAASVELVRALGGDPWEAALAKEHPAPAVAPAPVPSPPLS; translated from the coding sequence ATGCCGCGCCCCAAGGTCTTCGTCCTCGCCGCCGCGCTGCTGGTCGGCGGCTGCGCGCTCGGGCCGGACTTCCGCGCGCCCGATGTCGCCCTTCCCGCCACCTTCCGCGCCGCCGAAGGCTGGCAGGTGGCCGTGCCGCAGGACATGCCCGCCACCGGCGACTGGTGGACGCGCTACCGCGACCCGCTGCTCGACCAGTTGCTGGCGCGCCTGAACGCCGACAACCTTGAAGTGGCCGCCGCCGCGGCGCGCTATCGCGAAGCACTCGCCTTCGCCCGCGGCACCCGCGCCGACGCGCTGCCCACGCTCGACGCGGGGCTGGCCGGCAGCCGCAGCCGCACCGCTGCGAGCGACAGCAGCAGCGATCCAGCCGCGCGCAACCTGCAACGCTTCAGCCTCACCAGCCGCTGGGAGATCGACCTGTGGGGCCGGCTCGCGCGCAACGCCGAAGCCGACCGCCACGATGCCGCCGCCAGCGGCGCCGACCTCGCCGCGCTGCGGCTGGCGCTGCAAGCCACGCTGGCGCAGGACTACCTGCAACTGCGCGTCATCGACGCCCAGCAGCGGCTCTACCAACGCACTGTTGCCACCTACCGGCGTTCGCTGGAGATCACGACCAACCGCCACCGCGCCGGCGTCGCCAGCCTGGCCGAGGTGGCGCAAGCCGAAACCCAGCTGCGCAGCGCCGAGGCCCAGGGCATCGACCTGCAGCTGCAACGCGCCCGGCTGGAACACGCGATCGCCGTGCTGGTGGGCAGCGCGCCTTCGCAGCTGCGCATCGAGCCGGTTGCCGCGGTGCCCGAACTGCCGCCGCTGCCGGCCGCGCAACCGGCCGAGGTGCTCCAGCGCCGTCCCGACGTGGCTGCCGCGCTGCGCCGCGTGGCCGCCGGCAATGCCCGCATCGGCGCGGCGGAGGCCGCCTTCTTCCCCACGCTGGTGCTGGACGCTTCCGCCGGCTATCAGCACGAGCGCCTCGCCGACCTCTTCGCGCTGCCGCACCGCTTCTGGTCGCTGGGGCCGACACTGGCCCAGCACCTGTTCGACGGCGGGGCCCGCCGCGCCGCGCGCGACCAGGCCGAAGCCGCCTACGACCGCAGCGTGGCCGACTACCGCCAGACCGTGCTGGACGCCTTCCGCGAAGCGGAGGACAGCCTGGCCGGGTTGCGCATCCTGGGCGACGAGCGCCAGGTGCAGGCCGCCGCCACCCGCGCCGCCAACGAGTTCCTGGCGCAGACCAACAACCAGTACCTCGCCGGCACCGTCAGCTACCTCAACGTCGCCATCGCCCAGGCCGCGGCGCTGACCGCCGAGCGCGCCAGCCTCGACCTGCTCGGGCGCCAGCTCGCGGCCTCGGTCGAGCTGGTGCGCGCGCTCGGCGGCGACCCGTGGGAAGCCGCGCTGGCCAAGGAACACCCCGCCCCGGCCGTCGCGCCCGCGCCGGTGCCGTCCCCACCTTTGTCCTGA
- a CDS encoding cytochrome b/b6 domain-containing protein: MKRVHIWDLPTRLFHWLLAFAILAAYVTGQIGGNYIVWHGRIGLFIVGLVAFRLVWGFIGAPTARFASFVRGFGAIRAYLAGSWHGIGHNPLGALSVLALLGLVGAQAVSGLFANDDISFQGPLAGLVSEAASARLTGLHELLQNVLLGVVGLHLAAIVFYVRIKRDNLVRPMLTGWKELGPGLEAQAPSTVARAGRLRPLAFGVALALAVASVYAAAGGWLAEVPASPAPAAAPGW; encoded by the coding sequence ATGAAGCGCGTGCATATCTGGGACCTGCCCACCCGCCTCTTCCACTGGCTGCTGGCCTTCGCCATCCTCGCCGCCTACGTCACCGGCCAGATCGGCGGCAACTACATCGTCTGGCACGGCCGCATCGGGCTCTTCATCGTCGGCCTGGTCGCGTTCCGCCTGGTGTGGGGGTTCATCGGCGCGCCCACCGCGCGCTTCGCCAGCTTCGTGCGCGGCTTCGGGGCGATCCGCGCCTATCTCGCCGGCAGCTGGCACGGCATCGGCCACAATCCGCTGGGCGCGCTGTCGGTGCTGGCGCTGCTCGGGCTGGTGGGCGCCCAGGCGGTCAGCGGACTGTTCGCCAACGACGACATCAGTTTCCAGGGCCCGCTCGCGGGGCTGGTGTCGGAAGCCGCCTCGGCCCGCCTCACCGGCCTGCACGAACTGCTGCAGAACGTGCTGCTCGGCGTCGTGGGCCTGCATCTGGCGGCCATCGTGTTCTACGTGCGGATCAAGCGCGACAACCTCGTGCGGCCGATGCTGACCGGCTGGAAGGAACTCGGCCCCGGCCTTGAGGCCCAAGCGCCATCGACTGTTGCGCGCGCCGGGCGGCTCCGTCCGCTGGCATTCGGGGTCGCGCTGGCGTTGGCGGTGGCGAGCGTTTACGCTGCCGCGGGCGGCTGGCTGGCAGAAGTGCCGGCCAGTCCGGCCCCCGCCGCCGCCCCCGGCTGGTAA
- a CDS encoding carboxy terminal-processing peptidase, translating into MNRKLPWIVLLLSATLHAAEPQVATPLQPAATQAEAAALSARLLGRFHYQPTPLDDALSARILDRYLKALDPERVYFVQADIERYAAARTTLDDAIREQDLRLPFEIFALYQTRLRERLALARELAAGSFDFSTDEQYRFVRTDEPWPANEAAARELWRKRVKNDWLRLKLAGKDDKGIRDTLTKRYDSLLTRATRIKSEDVFQTFMNAYATSIEPHTNYLGPRASEDFEISMRLSLVGIGAVLQERDDYIVIRELVPGGPAARSTQLAIGDRILGVGQGEQPPVEVLGWRVDDVVALIRGNKDTVVVLDVLPAEAGPDGAHKKVKLVRDTINLEKQAASKSVIDAGPPEAPRKVGVITLPAFYQDVAARGAGGDYRSASRDVARLLRELKAEGADAVLIDLRNNGGGSLDEAVRLTGLFIDTGPVVQQRSAQGQIRVERDTDAGQVWDGPLGVLINRASASASEIFAGAIQDYGRGVLIGEQSFGKGTVQTLVDLDEMARNSKPIYGELKMTIAQFYRVNGESTQLRGVSPDIGLPSLLDADRFGESGFDNALPWTRIDPAPHKAAGGIPALVPTLQQRHLARIANDAAFRNLQQDVTEVAAQRKKLDISLNEAERRRERAEQERKLRANANANAADEDNGDDGLLAGERSLDAELAAEQLRKKAPDVLLNEAARIVGDLATLQRSEANVAAGGRRSLN; encoded by the coding sequence ATGAACCGAAAACTGCCCTGGATCGTGCTGCTGCTCAGCGCCACGCTGCACGCGGCCGAACCCCAGGTGGCAACGCCGCTGCAGCCCGCGGCCACCCAGGCCGAGGCCGCGGCGCTGAGCGCGCGGCTGCTCGGCCGCTTCCACTACCAGCCCACGCCGCTGGACGACGCGCTGTCCGCCCGCATCCTCGACCGCTACCTGAAGGCGCTCGACCCCGAGCGGGTGTACTTCGTGCAGGCGGATATCGAGCGCTACGCGGCGGCCCGCACCACGCTGGACGACGCGATCCGCGAGCAGGACCTGCGCCTGCCGTTCGAGATCTTCGCGCTTTACCAGACCCGGCTGCGCGAGCGGCTGGCGCTGGCACGCGAACTCGCCGCGGGCAGCTTCGACTTCTCCACCGACGAGCAGTACCGCTTCGTGCGCACCGACGAGCCCTGGCCCGCGAACGAGGCGGCGGCCCGAGAACTGTGGCGCAAGCGGGTCAAGAACGACTGGCTGCGCCTCAAGCTCGCCGGCAAGGACGACAAGGGCATCCGCGACACGCTCACCAAGCGCTACGACAGCCTGCTGACGCGCGCCACGCGGATCAAGAGCGAGGACGTGTTCCAGACCTTCATGAACGCCTACGCGACCTCGATCGAGCCGCACACCAACTACCTCGGGCCGCGCGCCTCGGAAGACTTCGAGATTTCGATGCGGTTGTCGCTGGTCGGCATCGGCGCGGTGCTGCAGGAGCGCGACGATTACATCGTGATCCGCGAACTGGTGCCCGGCGGCCCCGCCGCGCGCTCCACCCAGCTTGCGATCGGCGACCGCATCCTCGGCGTCGGCCAGGGCGAGCAGCCGCCGGTGGAAGTGCTGGGCTGGCGGGTGGACGACGTGGTGGCGCTGATCCGCGGCAACAAGGACACCGTGGTGGTGCTCGACGTGCTGCCCGCCGAGGCCGGCCCCGACGGCGCGCACAAGAAGGTGAAGCTGGTGCGCGACACCATCAACCTGGAAAAGCAGGCCGCGTCCAAGAGCGTGATCGACGCCGGCCCCCCGGAGGCGCCCCGCAAGGTGGGCGTGATCACCCTGCCCGCGTTCTACCAGGACGTGGCGGCGCGCGGCGCCGGCGGCGACTACCGCAGCGCCAGCCGCGACGTCGCCCGGCTGCTGCGCGAACTGAAGGCCGAAGGCGCCGACGCGGTGCTGATCGACCTGCGCAACAACGGCGGCGGCTCGCTGGACGAGGCGGTACGGCTCACCGGCCTCTTCATCGACACCGGCCCGGTGGTGCAGCAGCGCAGCGCACAGGGGCAGATCCGCGTGGAGCGCGACACCGACGCCGGCCAGGTGTGGGACGGCCCGCTCGGCGTGCTGATCAACCGCGCCTCCGCCTCCGCTTCCGAGATTTTCGCCGGGGCGATCCAGGACTACGGCCGCGGCGTGCTGATCGGCGAGCAGAGCTTCGGCAAGGGCACGGTGCAGACGCTGGTCGATCTCGACGAGATGGCCCGCAACAGCAAACCCATCTATGGCGAACTGAAGATGACGATCGCGCAGTTCTACCGCGTGAACGGCGAGAGCACCCAGCTGCGCGGCGTGAGCCCCGACATCGGCCTGCCCTCGCTGCTCGACGCCGACCGCTTCGGCGAATCCGGCTTCGACAACGCGCTGCCCTGGACCCGCATCGACCCCGCGCCCCACAAGGCCGCCGGCGGCATCCCGGCGCTGGTGCCGACGCTGCAGCAGCGCCACCTTGCACGCATCGCCAACGACGCCGCCTTCCGCAACCTGCAGCAGGACGTCACCGAAGTCGCCGCCCAGCGCAAGAAGCTCGACATCTCGCTGAATGAAGCCGAGCGCCGCCGCGAACGCGCCGAGCAGGAACGCAAGCTGCGCGCCAACGCCAACGCCAACGCCGCCGACGAAGACAACGGCGACGACGGCCTGCTCGCCGGCGAACGCAGCCTCGACGCCGAACTGGCCGCCGAACAGCTGCGCAAGAAGGCACCCGACGTCCTGCTGAACGAAGCCGCCCGCATCGTCGGCGACCTCGCCACCCTGCAGCGCAGCGAAGCAAATGTGGCAGCGGGAGGACGGCGTAGCCTGAATTGA
- a CDS encoding c-type cytochrome codes for MKKCFKPLVAILLATASLGAAAQQAKPEQLIKWRQSVYQVLAWNQARIKANVEGQFNKDEVIRAANSTAAIANSGLGALFAPGTDTGKGWRDTTVKPELFSDTKGAAEAAGNFAREANELARVAATGDAAAVKVQFGKVGESCKACHDDYRKKD; via the coding sequence ATGAAGAAGTGCTTCAAACCGCTGGTCGCCATCCTGCTTGCCACCGCGTCGCTCGGCGCGGCGGCCCAGCAGGCCAAGCCGGAACAGCTGATCAAGTGGCGGCAGTCGGTCTATCAGGTGCTGGCGTGGAACCAGGCCCGCATCAAGGCCAACGTCGAAGGTCAGTTCAACAAGGACGAGGTGATCCGCGCCGCCAACTCCACCGCGGCAATTGCCAACTCCGGCCTGGGCGCACTGTTCGCCCCCGGCACCGACACCGGCAAAGGCTGGCGCGACACCACGGTGAAGCCCGAACTCTTCAGCGACACCAAGGGCGCAGCGGAAGCGGCCGGCAATTTCGCACGCGAAGCCAACGAGCTGGCGCGCGTGGCGGCCACCGGCGACGCCGCGGCGGTGAAGGTGCAGTTCGGCAAGGTGGGCGAAAGCTGCAAGGCCTGCCATGACGACTACCGGAAGAAGGACTGA
- a CDS encoding dienelactone hydrolase family protein, producing the protein MTQTVPSAVPTAATAEIDSAGAIFAGSVLGAPPAPGQTAADFAPEVLSLFDKYVHGVIPRREFLRSAAKYAVAGLTAEGLLNALAPRFAEAQFIDHDDARISAGYVEHPSPKGYGTVKGYLARPARTAGRAPTVLVVHENRGLNPHIEDIARRLAVDGFIAFAPDALHPLGGYPGDEDKARELFPKLDQAKTREDFIAAAGYLRTLPQGNGKVGVVGFCYGGGVANFLATRIPDLAAAVPFYGGQPTAEEAARIKAPLLIHYAGNDERINAGWPAYEAALKAARVRYEAHFYPGAQHGFNNNTTPRFDATAASLAWQRTIAFFRQHLADGARDA; encoded by the coding sequence ATGACCCAGACCGTCCCGTCCGCCGTTCCCACCGCCGCTACCGCGGAGATCGACAGCGCCGGCGCCATCTTTGCCGGCTCGGTGCTCGGCGCGCCGCCCGCGCCCGGCCAGACCGCCGCCGATTTCGCACCGGAGGTGCTGAGCCTGTTCGACAAGTATGTGCACGGCGTCATCCCGCGCCGCGAGTTCCTGCGCTCCGCGGCCAAGTACGCGGTAGCCGGGCTCACCGCCGAAGGCCTGCTCAACGCGCTCGCGCCGCGCTTTGCCGAGGCGCAGTTCATCGATCACGACGACGCGCGCATCAGCGCGGGCTACGTCGAGCATCCCTCGCCCAAGGGCTACGGCACCGTGAAGGGCTATCTGGCCCGTCCGGCCAGGACCGCCGGCCGTGCGCCCACGGTGCTGGTAGTGCATGAGAACCGCGGCCTCAACCCGCACATCGAGGACATCGCCCGCCGCCTTGCCGTGGATGGCTTCATCGCCTTCGCGCCGGACGCGCTCCACCCGCTCGGCGGCTATCCCGGCGACGAGGACAAGGCGCGCGAACTCTTTCCCAAGCTCGACCAGGCCAAGACGCGCGAGGACTTCATCGCCGCCGCCGGCTACCTGCGCACGCTGCCGCAGGGCAACGGCAAGGTCGGCGTGGTGGGCTTCTGCTACGGCGGCGGCGTTGCCAACTTCCTCGCCACGCGGATTCCCGATCTGGCCGCGGCGGTGCCCTTCTACGGCGGCCAGCCGACCGCAGAGGAAGCTGCCCGCATCAAGGCGCCGCTGCTGATCCACTACGCCGGCAACGACGAGCGCATCAACGCCGGCTGGCCCGCCTACGAGGCCGCGCTGAAAGCCGCGCGCGTGCGCTACGAGGCGCACTTCTATCCCGGCGCCCAGCACGGCTTCAACAACAACACCACGCCGCGCTTCGATGCCACCGCGGCCTCGCTGGCGTGGCAGCGCACGATCGCGTTCTTCCGCCAGCACCTCGCCGACGGGGCGAGGGACGCCTGA
- a CDS encoding SMP-30/gluconolactonase/LRE family protein — protein sequence MNTFHALALAAGFALAASAAFAQQPAVTPAIPGVVAAGTPIELVREGFKGTEGPIGLPDGSLLFTETQDKRITRIALDGSVSSFLENSNGANGLCFAPNGDLVAVQVADTRVGVVHPPERARTLVERFDGRRFGRPNDLVVDKRGTVYFTDSGINAAQSAVQNDGTPTDAVAPPAVYRISPAGALQRIAADIERPNGIQLSPDEKVLYVANTWGEHVLAFDIADDGSIGPRRNFARLAGYQKTDTGYSSGADGLAVDAQGRVYVASSVGVQVFSARGEALGIIALPKAPQNLAFAGADKRTLYVVGRGAAYRIATLAAGNPGRAK from the coding sequence ATGAATACGTTCCACGCCCTTGCCCTGGCTGCCGGTTTCGCGCTGGCGGCGTCCGCCGCCTTCGCCCAACAGCCCGCCGTTACGCCCGCCATTCCCGGCGTGGTCGCGGCAGGCACGCCGATCGAACTCGTCCGCGAAGGCTTCAAGGGCACCGAGGGGCCGATCGGGCTGCCCGACGGCAGCCTGTTGTTCACCGAGACGCAGGACAAGCGCATCACCCGCATCGCGCTGGACGGCAGCGTTTCGTCCTTCCTCGAGAACAGCAACGGCGCCAACGGCCTCTGCTTTGCGCCGAATGGCGATCTGGTGGCGGTGCAGGTGGCCGACACGCGGGTGGGCGTGGTGCACCCGCCGGAGCGCGCCCGCACGCTGGTCGAACGTTTCGACGGCCGCCGCTTCGGCCGCCCCAACGACCTCGTGGTGGACAAGCGCGGCACCGTGTATTTCACCGATTCCGGCATCAACGCCGCGCAGAGCGCGGTGCAGAACGACGGCACGCCCACCGATGCGGTGGCGCCGCCGGCGGTGTATCGCATCAGTCCCGCCGGCGCGCTGCAGCGCATCGCCGCGGACATCGAGCGCCCCAACGGCATCCAGCTGAGCCCGGACGAGAAGGTGCTCTACGTGGCCAACACCTGGGGCGAGCACGTGCTCGCCTTCGACATCGCCGACGACGGCAGCATCGGCCCGCGGCGCAATTTCGCCCGCCTGGCGGGTTACCAGAAGACCGACACCGGCTATTCCAGTGGCGCGGACGGCCTCGCGGTGGATGCGCAAGGGCGGGTCTATGTCGCCTCCAGCGTGGGCGTGCAGGTCTTCAGTGCGCGCGGCGAGGCGCTGGGAATCATCGCGCTGCCGAAGGCGCCGCAGAACCTTGCCTTTGCCGGGGCTGACAAACGGACGCTGTACGTCGTCGGCCGCGGCGCCGCCTATCGCATCGCCACGCTCGCCGCCGGCAACCCCGGCCGCGCCAAGTGA
- a CDS encoding c-type cytochrome: MYGHSGGVAPLFLSLAFVAMTGSAWAQGNEVLRHGSGDPTLGKQISEAELCQECHGADGRGTTAATPRLAGQFAAYLIKQVRDFRSGARKHSAMSVIAPNIADEDLVDIAAYFARQEAPPGPHASAESGLLPAASPAVARALFEQGDAARGIPACAACHGPDARGAVAGNVISPALRGQQLAYLRGQMASWKLGERRNDATGQMNALAAKLSAEEIEALAEYLSRL, translated from the coding sequence ATGTACGGGCATTCGGGGGGCGTTGCTCCCCTTTTTTTGTCACTCGCCTTCGTGGCGATGACGGGTAGCGCGTGGGCTCAGGGCAACGAGGTGCTGCGCCACGGCAGTGGCGATCCCACGCTGGGCAAGCAGATCAGCGAAGCCGAGTTGTGTCAGGAGTGCCATGGCGCCGACGGCCGCGGCACCACCGCCGCCACGCCGAGGCTGGCGGGGCAGTTCGCCGCCTATCTGATCAAGCAGGTGCGGGACTTCCGCAGCGGGGCGCGCAAGCACAGCGCGATGAGCGTGATCGCGCCCAATATCGCCGACGAGGATCTGGTCGATATCGCCGCCTACTTCGCCCGGCAGGAAGCGCCGCCGGGACCGCATGCGAGTGCCGAGAGCGGCCTGCTGCCCGCTGCAAGCCCCGCGGTGGCCAGGGCGCTGTTCGAACAAGGCGACGCCGCCCGCGGCATCCCCGCCTGCGCGGCCTGCCATGGGCCGGATGCACGCGGCGCGGTGGCCGGCAACGTGATCAGCCCGGCGCTGCGCGGCCAGCAGCTCGCCTATCTGCGGGGGCAGATGGCGAGCTGGAAGCTCGGTGAGCGACGCAACGACGCCACCGGACAGATGAACGCGCTGGCGGCGAAGCTGAGTGCCGAGGAGATCGAGGCGCTGGCCGAATACCTGTCGCGGCTGTAG
- a CDS encoding peroxiredoxin — protein MKTHALATVLALAASSATYAALPAGAEAPLFEAQAALAGKAQSFVLKEAIARGPVVVYFYPAAYTNGCNLQARTFADKQTQFAAAGATVIGVSLDNIRRLTEFSADPEFCAGKVAVASDADGRIARAYDLQVREVAAGRKDVRGVEIGHDAVERTTFVIDRSGRIAATISGVAPATNVEQALAAVQSLAAVR, from the coding sequence ATGAAGACTCACGCCCTGGCGACCGTGCTGGCGCTTGCCGCCTCTTCCGCGACCTATGCCGCGCTGCCCGCCGGGGCCGAGGCGCCGCTGTTCGAGGCCCAGGCCGCGCTCGCCGGCAAGGCCCAGTCCTTCGTGCTGAAGGAGGCGATCGCCCGCGGCCCGGTGGTGGTCTATTTCTACCCGGCGGCCTACACCAACGGCTGCAACCTGCAGGCGCGCACCTTTGCCGACAAGCAGACCCAGTTCGCCGCGGCGGGCGCCACCGTCATCGGCGTGTCGCTCGACAACATCCGCCGGCTGACCGAGTTTTCGGCCGATCCCGAGTTCTGTGCCGGCAAGGTGGCGGTGGCGTCCGACGCCGACGGCCGCATCGCGCGCGCCTACGATCTGCAGGTGCGCGAAGTGGCGGCGGGGCGCAAGGACGTGCGCGGGGTCGAGATCGGCCACGACGCGGTCGAGCGCACCACCTTCGTGATCGACCGCAGTGGCCGCATCGCCGCCACCATCAGCGGCGTCGCGCCCGCCACCAATGTGGAGCAGGCCCTGGCGGCGGTGCAGTCGCTCGCCGCCGTGCGCTGA
- a CDS encoding DUF1501 domain-containing protein, translating to MKSRREFLQKAGYGLGALSLSSVLGQGGGLVSWANAADLAVAAGIEDPLAPKPTHFAAKAKSVIWLHMDGAPSSLDLYDYKPELVKLAGTPTPDSFTQGIQIATRGLDANKLFVSKRTWKQYGESGAWFSDLLPNLAQRADDIAFIKSSVTVGATHNISILKLNTGDLVPGRPSLGAWVQYALGSANRDLPAYVVLYNGKNEPAGGSVNWSSGFLPAVYQGTAFLPGDVPIHNLTRPELVAANAQRSNLDLLKHINEYHASRHKGDTELKARIEAYELAHRMQSTAPEAVDISKETAATKALYGVGEKDTNDYAVNLLRARRLVERGVRFIQVVSGPADEEIRNWDAHNDLEGNHGKMARMVDKPIAGLLADLKSRGLLESTLVVWTSEFGRTSFGESGDGRDHNPWGYTQWVAGGGVKAGFTYGETDAIGLQVADKEKAVDTYDLHATVLHLLGLDHLKVNFFNAGRAERPTVVYGKVVKELIA from the coding sequence ATGAAATCTCGTCGTGAATTCCTGCAGAAAGCGGGCTACGGCCTGGGCGCACTCTCGCTGTCGAGCGTGCTGGGGCAGGGCGGTGGACTGGTGTCGTGGGCCAACGCAGCCGACCTCGCGGTGGCCGCCGGCATCGAGGACCCGCTCGCACCCAAGCCCACCCACTTCGCCGCCAAGGCCAAGTCGGTGATCTGGCTGCACATGGACGGCGCGCCCAGCTCGCTCGACCTGTACGACTACAAGCCGGAGCTGGTCAAGCTCGCCGGCACGCCGACGCCGGACTCCTTCACCCAGGGCATCCAGATCGCCACCCGCGGGCTGGACGCCAACAAGCTGTTCGTCTCCAAGCGCACCTGGAAGCAGTACGGCGAAAGCGGCGCCTGGTTCTCGGACCTGCTGCCCAACCTGGCGCAGCGCGCGGACGACATCGCCTTCATCAAGTCCAGCGTCACCGTCGGCGCCACCCACAATATCTCCATCCTCAAGCTCAACACCGGCGACCTCGTTCCGGGCCGTCCGTCGCTGGGCGCCTGGGTGCAGTACGCGCTGGGTTCAGCCAACCGCGATCTGCCGGCCTATGTGGTGCTCTACAACGGCAAGAACGAACCGGCGGGCGGCTCGGTGAACTGGAGTTCCGGCTTCCTGCCGGCGGTGTATCAGGGCACCGCCTTCCTGCCGGGCGACGTGCCCATCCACAACCTCACCCGCCCCGAACTGGTCGCGGCCAACGCGCAGCGCAGCAATCTCGACCTGCTCAAGCACATCAACGAGTATCACGCCAGCCGCCACAAGGGCGACACCGAGCTGAAGGCGCGCATCGAGGCCTACGAACTCGCCCACCGCATGCAGAGCACCGCGCCGGAAGCGGTGGACATCAGCAAGGAGACCGCCGCCACCAAGGCGCTGTACGGCGTGGGCGAGAAGGACACCAACGACTACGCGGTGAATCTGCTGCGCGCGCGCCGGCTGGTGGAGCGTGGCGTGCGCTTCATCCAGGTGGTGTCCGGCCCGGCCGATGAGGAAATCCGCAACTGGGATGCGCACAACGACCTCGAAGGCAACCACGGCAAGATGGCGCGCATGGTGGACAAGCCGATCGCCGGCCTGCTGGCCGACCTGAAGTCGCGCGGGCTGCTGGAGAGCACGCTGGTGGTGTGGACCTCGGAGTTCGGCCGCACCTCTTTCGGCGAATCCGGCGACGGCCGCGACCACAACCCGTGGGGCTACACGCAGTGGGTGGCGGGCGGTGGAGTCAAGGCCGGCTTCACCTACGGCGAAACCGACGCGATCGGCCTGCAGGTGGCGGACAAGGAGAAGGCGGTCGATACCTACGACCTCCACGCCACCGTGCTGCACCTGCTCGGCCTCGACCACCTGAAGGTGAATTTCTTCAACGCCGGCCGCGCCGAACGCCCCACCGTGGTGTACGGCAAGGTGGTGAAGGAACTGATCGCCTGA